The following are encoded in a window of Methanobrevibacter sp. V74 genomic DNA:
- a CDS encoding zinc metalloprotease HtpX, whose amino-acid sequence MKGTWKLKLRMLLTSVFMFTIVYILISLVGWYLGISSWKLYMGASLIIVFLQYWFGPSLVKRSMNVRPLSEAEAPHIHQMVQELADAAGIPKPEIGLSEINIPNAFAYGRTSRSGHIAITRPILGLLDRDELKAVLGHEMGHIKHNDMAITAAVSVIPMICYYIALSFLFSGDNNNNGGVIIGVLGYVFYLIGQLLVLFISRTREYYADEASVEFGNRPAALVSALYKLSYGAAGCDKDTIAEVNTNRAFFVTDVNNAQHDITDFQQIDFDNDGTVSDEELRRLANSDIKISKTNGVMELFSTHPDSLKRVKRLAELE is encoded by the coding sequence GGTTGGTATTTGGGAATAAGTAGTTGGAAATTATATATGGGTGCGAGCTTAATAATTGTATTTTTACAGTATTGGTTTGGACCATCTCTTGTTAAACGTTCTATGAATGTGAGACCATTATCTGAAGCTGAAGCACCTCATATTCACCAAATGGTTCAGGAGTTAGCTGATGCAGCAGGCATTCCAAAACCCGAAATTGGGTTATCAGAAATCAACATCCCTAATGCATTTGCTTATGGTAGAACAAGTAGAAGCGGCCATATTGCAATCACACGTCCAATTTTAGGATTGCTTGACCGTGATGAGCTAAAAGCCGTACTTGGCCATGAAATGGGCCATATCAAACATAATGACATGGCAATAACTGCAGCAGTAAGTGTTATTCCAATGATTTGCTATTATATTGCACTTTCCTTTTTGTTTTCAGGAGATAACAATAACAATGGAGGAGTTATTATTGGAGTTTTAGGTTATGTTTTCTATTTAATTGGCCAATTGCTAGTATTGTTCATCTCCAGAACTCGTGAATACTATGCTGATGAAGCAAGCGTTGAGTTTGGAAACAGACCGGCAGCATTGGTATCAGCATTATATAAATTATCCTATGGCGCGGCAGGATGTGATAAGGACACCATAGCTGAAGTAAATACTAATCGTGCTTTCTTTGTAACTGATGTAAATAATGCACAACATGATATTACTGATTTCCAACAAATTGACTTTGATAATGATGGAACAGTATCTGATGAAGAGTTAAGGAGACTTGCAAACTCAGATATTAAAATTTCAAAAACTAATGGAGTCATGGAACTGTTCTCTACACATCCGGATTCACTTAAACGGGTTAAAAGGTTAGCGGAGTTAGAATAA
- a CDS encoding tRNA (adenine-N1)-methyltransferase, with protein sequence MKMILDERGKKHILKHGEEFQSDLGIVKADVLDKAEIGDEVKSHLDHTFKIVKPTINDFIDLMDRRCSILIKKDIGQVLAHTGLGAGARVVDAGTGAGAIALNFGNVVGPDGEVFTYEIREDFAEVAGKNIEKFGIANIHVKNQNIKDGIDEDNIDLIFLDLPKPFEIFEDVMESLNVGGWLAVYAPYIDQAETAYRVAKKLGFYDIDIIETLERGLEVRPQGVRPKTRMVGHSGYIVFARKL encoded by the coding sequence ATGAAGATGATTTTAGATGAACGTGGTAAAAAGCATATTTTAAAACATGGGGAGGAATTTCAAAGCGATTTGGGAATCGTCAAAGCCGATGTATTGGATAAAGCCGAAATTGGTGATGAAGTTAAAAGTCATTTGGACCACACATTTAAGATTGTAAAACCAACTATTAATGATTTTATAGATTTGATGGATAGGAGATGTTCAATTCTTATTAAAAAAGATATTGGTCAGGTCCTCGCCCATACTGGTTTAGGTGCTGGGGCACGTGTTGTCGATGCAGGAACCGGTGCAGGAGCCATTGCACTTAACTTTGGCAATGTTGTAGGGCCGGATGGGGAAGTATTTACTTATGAAATCAGAGAGGATTTTGCTGAAGTTGCAGGCAAGAATATTGAGAAATTTGGAATTGCCAACATTCATGTTAAAAATCAAAACATTAAAGATGGAATTGACGAAGACAATATAGATTTGATCTTTTTAGACCTTCCAAAACCGTTTGAAATATTTGAGGATGTAATGGAGTCTTTAAATGTCGGAGGATGGCTGGCGGTTTATGCACCTTATATCGATCAAGCCGAAACCGCATATCGTGTTGCTAAAAAATTAGGTTTCTATGATATTGACATTATTGAAACATTAGAGCGTGGTTTGGAAGTTAGACCTCAAGGTGTAAGGCCAAAGACCCGCATGGTTGGTCATAGCGGGTACATTGTATTTGCAAGAAAATTATAG